A region from the Triticum urartu cultivar G1812 chromosome 1, Tu2.1, whole genome shotgun sequence genome encodes:
- the LOC125513316 gene encoding expansin-B4-like, with protein MGSLPLAVLAALLCCFLAVGGGAVELNTTDPSPFDVDLNATDATKYWGPWTPARATWYGQPNGAGPDDNGGACGFKHTNQYPFASMTSCGNQPLFKDGKGCGSCYKIRCRKDMSCSGRTETVIITDMNYYPVAPFHFDLSGTAFGRLAKPGLNDRLRHSGIIDIEFTRVPCEFPGLKIGFHVEEYSNPVYFAVLVEYEDGDGDVVQVDLMESRGPGGGKWTRMRESWGSVWRLDSNHRLQAPFSIRIRNESGKTLVANKVIPANWRPNTFYRSFVQYS; from the exons ATGGGCTCCCTCCCCCTCGCCGTGCTCGCGGCGCTTCTCTGCTGCTTCCTGGCCGTCGGCGGCGGCGCCGTGGAGCTCAACACCACCGACCCCTCCCCCTTCGACGTCGACCTCAACGCCACCGACGCCACCAAGTACTGGGGCCCCTGGACCCCGGCCAGGGCGACTTGGTACGGCCAGCCCAACGGCGCCGGCCCCGACGACAACG GTGGTGCCTGCGGCTTCAAGCACACCAACCAGTACCCGTTCGCGTCCATGACCTCCTGCGGCAACCAGCCATTGTTCAAGGACGGCAAGGGATGCGGTTCATGCTACAAG ATCAGATGCAGGAAGGACATGTCGTGCTCCGGCAGGACGGAGACGGTGATCATCACCGACATGAACTACTACCCGGTGGCGCCCTTCCACTTCGACCTCAGCGGCACTGCGTTCGGCCGGCTCGCCAAGCCCGGCCTCAACGACAGGCTCCGCCACTCCGGCATCATCGACATCGAGTTCACACG GGTGCCGTGCGAGTTCCCGGGGCTCAAGATCGGGTTCCACGTGGAGGAGTACTCGAACCCCGTCTACTTCGCGGTGCTGGTGGAGTACGAGGACGGCGACGGCGACGTGGTGCAGGTGGACCTCATGGAGTCGCGGGGGCCGGGCGGCGGCAAGTGGACGAGGATGAGGGAGTCGTGGGGCTCCGTCTGGCGCCTCGACTCCAACCACCGCCTCCAGGCGCCCTTCTCCATCCGCATCCGCAACGAGTCCGGCAAGACGCTCGTCGCCAACAAGGTCATCCCGGCCAACTGGAGGCCCAACACCTTCTACCGCTCCTTCGTCCAGTACAGCTGA
- the LOC125513325 gene encoding transcription factor UNE10-like isoform X1, translating into MNNQCVPSWDLDETVSAGLNPVSAGSTQRMASGDSGLTGPVAMPMPDQYDEVAELTWEKGNIFWQGLLNRSVPKYPAAPPPAQMHAIGGAGDHRETLEAVVGEAAARLSSQSTSHLGQPLPAAAAPWLGVGAPADGLVPCARVDDPAEGDVRRKRARVVGEDGRVCASQGSVAPGRGESSLLTLEPCGTGADDLCGFTTTNNSTSLDHGSPETENTSFGGGASDSRCFSRRSQRDGLYDEAENVVIKGEAPMRSSISTKRSRAAAIHNESERKRRDRINQKMQTLQKLVPNSSKTDKASMLDEVIDHLKQLQATVQMMNRMSSMMMPMAMPQLAQMSVMANMAQMAQMAQMGLGMINMAGPLAQPAYPGLTQPMMHTSTPFVTMQPWNAGAGADRQKQPAAAAVAAVPDAYSAFLACQAAQQNAQQQQQQQAQPNGMEAYSRMMAMCQKLGQQQTKPGSSKE; encoded by the exons ATGAATAACCAGTGCGTGCCGAGCTGGGATCTGGACGAGACGGTTAGCGCGGGGCTCAACCCGGTGTCCGCCGGGTCGACGCAGCGCATGGCGTCCGGAGACAGCGGTCTGACGGGGCCGGTTGCCATGCCCATGCCGGACCAGTACGACGAGGTGGCGGAGCTGACGTGGGAGAAGGGCAACATCTTCTGGCAGGGGCTGCTCAACCGGTCGGTGCCCAAGTAcccggccgcgccgccgccggcgcAGATGCACGCCATCGGCGGCGCGGGAGATCACCGGGAGACGCTCGAGGCAGTGGTGGGCGAGGCGGCCGCTCGTTTGTCGTCTCAGTCGACGTCGCACCTCGGGCAGCCGTTGCCTGCAGCCGCCGCGCCTTGGCTCGGTGTGGGCGCGCCGGCCGACGGGCTCGTGCCGTGCGCGAGGGTTGACGACCCGGCGGAGGGGGACGTGCGGAGGAAGCGGGCACGAGTGGTCGGCGAGGACGGGCGGGTGTGCGCCAGCCAAGGGAGCGTCGCGCCCGGCCGCGGCGAGAGCTCGCTGCTCACTCTGGAGCCCTGCGGCACCGGCGCTGACGACTTGTGCGGGTTCACGACGACCAACAACTCCACGTCGCTGGACCACGGCTCCCCGGAGACGGAGAACACGAGCTTCGGGGGAGGCGCCAGCGACTCCCGCTGCTTCAGCCGTCGGTCGCAG AGAGACGGGCTGTATGACGAAGCAGAGAACGTCGTGATCAAGGGCGAAGCTCCAATGAGGTCGTCCATTTCTACCAAGAGGAGCCGGGCTGCTGCCATCCATAACGAATCTGAGCGT AAAAGAAGGGACAGGATCAACCAGAAGATGCAGACATTGCAAAAGCTCGTCCCCAACTCAAGCAAG ACGGACAAGGCATCGATGCTGGACGAGGTGATCGACCACCTGAAGCAGCTGCAGGCGACGGTGCAGATGATGAACCGGATGAGCAGCATGATGATGCCCATGGCCATGCCTCAGCTGGCCCAGATGTCCGTCATGGCCAACATGGCCCAGATGGCCCAGATGGCGCAGATGGGCCTGGGAATGATCAACATGGCCGGGCCACTCGCGCAGCCCGCCTACCCGGGCCTCACCCAGCCCATGATGCACACGTCCACCCCGTTCGTCACCATGCAGCCCTGGaacgccggcgccggcgccgaccgGCAGAAgcagcccgccgccgccgccgtcgccgccgtgcCGGACGCCTACTCCGCCTTCCTCGCCTGCCAAGCGGCGCAGCAGAACGCGCAG cagcagcaacagcagcaagCTCAACCGAACGGCATGGAGGCGTACAGCAGGATGATGGCCATGTGCCAGAAGCTAGGCCAGCAGCAGACCAAGCCAGGCAGCTCCAAAGAGTGA
- the LOC125513325 gene encoding transcription factor UNE10-like isoform X2, producing the protein MNNQCVPSWDLDETVSAGLNPVSAGSTQRMASGDSGLTGPVAMPMPDQYDEVAELTWEKGNIFWQGLLNRSVPKYPAAPPPAQMHAIGGAGDHRETLEAVVGEAAARLSSQSTSHLGQPLPAAAAPWLGVGAPADGLVPCARVDDPAEGDVRRKRARVVGEDGRVCASQGSVAPGRGESSLLTLEPCGTGADDLCGFTTTNNSTSLDHGSPETENTSFGGGASDSRCFSRRSQRDGLYDEAENVVIKGEAPMRSSISTKRSRAAAIHNESERKRRDRINQKMQTLQKLVPNSSKTDKASMLDEVIDHLKQLQATVQMMNRMSSMMMPMAMPQLAQMSVMANMAQMAQMAQMGLGMINMAGPLAQPAYPGLTQPMMHTSTPFVTMQPWNAGAGADRQKQPAAAAVAAVPDAYSAFLACQAAQQNAQQQQQQAQPNGMEAYSRMMAMCQKLGQQQTKPGSSKE; encoded by the exons ATGAATAACCAGTGCGTGCCGAGCTGGGATCTGGACGAGACGGTTAGCGCGGGGCTCAACCCGGTGTCCGCCGGGTCGACGCAGCGCATGGCGTCCGGAGACAGCGGTCTGACGGGGCCGGTTGCCATGCCCATGCCGGACCAGTACGACGAGGTGGCGGAGCTGACGTGGGAGAAGGGCAACATCTTCTGGCAGGGGCTGCTCAACCGGTCGGTGCCCAAGTAcccggccgcgccgccgccggcgcAGATGCACGCCATCGGCGGCGCGGGAGATCACCGGGAGACGCTCGAGGCAGTGGTGGGCGAGGCGGCCGCTCGTTTGTCGTCTCAGTCGACGTCGCACCTCGGGCAGCCGTTGCCTGCAGCCGCCGCGCCTTGGCTCGGTGTGGGCGCGCCGGCCGACGGGCTCGTGCCGTGCGCGAGGGTTGACGACCCGGCGGAGGGGGACGTGCGGAGGAAGCGGGCACGAGTGGTCGGCGAGGACGGGCGGGTGTGCGCCAGCCAAGGGAGCGTCGCGCCCGGCCGCGGCGAGAGCTCGCTGCTCACTCTGGAGCCCTGCGGCACCGGCGCTGACGACTTGTGCGGGTTCACGACGACCAACAACTCCACGTCGCTGGACCACGGCTCCCCGGAGACGGAGAACACGAGCTTCGGGGGAGGCGCCAGCGACTCCCGCTGCTTCAGCCGTCGGTCGCAG AGAGACGGGCTGTATGACGAAGCAGAGAACGTCGTGATCAAGGGCGAAGCTCCAATGAGGTCGTCCATTTCTACCAAGAGGAGCCGGGCTGCTGCCATCCATAACGAATCTGAGCGT AAAAGAAGGGACAGGATCAACCAGAAGATGCAGACATTGCAAAAGCTCGTCCCCAACTCAAGCAAG ACGGACAAGGCATCGATGCTGGACGAGGTGATCGACCACCTGAAGCAGCTGCAGGCGACGGTGCAGATGATGAACCGGATGAGCAGCATGATGATGCCCATGGCCATGCCTCAGCTGGCCCAGATGTCCGTCATGGCCAACATGGCCCAGATGGCCCAGATGGCGCAGATGGGCCTGGGAATGATCAACATGGCCGGGCCACTCGCGCAGCCCGCCTACCCGGGCCTCACCCAGCCCATGATGCACACGTCCACCCCGTTCGTCACCATGCAGCCCTGGaacgccggcgccggcgccgaccgGCAGAAgcagcccgccgccgccgccgtcgccgccgtgcCGGACGCCTACTCCGCCTTCCTCGCCTGCCAAGCGGCGCAGCAGAACGCGCAG cagcaacagcagcaagCTCAACCGAACGGCATGGAGGCGTACAGCAGGATGATGGCCATGTGCCAGAAGCTAGGCCAGCAGCAGACCAAGCCAGGCAGCTCCAAAGAGTGA